One Dysidea avara chromosome 7, odDysAvar1.4, whole genome shotgun sequence genomic region harbors:
- the LOC136261732 gene encoding uncharacterized protein isoform X3: MQTLGEMKVMGITKTFLLIVLFQLITKEIVSSREITVTTSGNDNQDCLEGDYPCSSLDYVLNHLQSNDCVNITSNSVPLTTIVELHNLNAITIRGQGNTIVMCNNTGGVSCNNCSNVVIEGITWDGCGDPTTQNSTGGLTFTTITNLSIANCVLKNSKLRALHLHMVAGIINITGTQVINNANYDTVFCTDDANELHCFTSNHGAAGGLYVREAFEATSVYISNCNFEYNGQFGKVDLRYVNDGMSEITDGAAMKVVHSNISVSMKIIIHHTTFLSNRGYNGGAMNIKSLNSPTVTLNSINFVNNSVIQHSLNSSALMIHLNSLSPTTIMPILQISFCNFINNSDGRNVIDFIIAGQPSYLTVTHCNFVDNKRYEVGLVEMNLQSRSTVDLLSSDFLNNTGGALVYLRLLHADINISLHKIQADSNYGTSPLRRGGLISVRVFENHCIVNITKLQFIENNFDRDGGGLDVNGVYHGSFKFYVEDSQFRNNTGGSTGTVIYTLLTSDRAFLFTIYNSSFVGNSGGSSIVRIIKRSLGDDDRLGLLLVGQSTNFLNNSGGALTVTRVLVVGDGNTTFDSNTDNNGAALYLGDAFILPNFVPFQFYFIHNFAFRRGGAIYIDFPTSLNVKCNWLMYLDRNEVCNADVQTAVDCPKIDGNLLCDEIIPEVVEGQQSCSFIFNLNSAAASGNVIFYDVPTLPAIQNSSDPNSIFYIPESTFCILSNQTTDLSTQPFKIRLKEPAKCVDMDCVNYYITDIMLGEEIEIPAQVVGYNNKSAESTLFFVTCEENCTTSNGSTNYMITGTNPVLISDKFGGLKITGIQNGPPLKLHLFSISLQFDLVVELIPCRSGYTYNKVTMQCECFTTDGIVSCTPEPNIKRDYWFGIVDNTTTVSRCPYTYCNFRRREVSPGRFMLQSVQDDQCDSHRTGPACGSCEDGYTLPFDSVECINVDDCHPGYTVFVIIGVMAYWPYNVDTLNKYDGILLHILLLIASLKIVAFSDGFTTDTIVRLTYVLYFIPFAVSLIFLLHYIHAIAFKNKQTTTERSESIDMESARKISQSTVITYNEAYENEDNDGDNISRRSSLCIHYRDSFIESLDSLDNVMK; encoded by the exons ATGCAGACTCTGGGTGAGATGAAG GTAATGGGAATTACTAAAACATTCCTGCTAATTGTGTTGTTCCAACTGATCACAAAAGAAATTGTAAGCAGCAGAGAGATCACTGTTACAACTAGTGGAAATGATAATCAAGATTGTTTGGAAGGCGATTATCCTTGTTCTTCACTTGATTATGTACTaaaccatttacagagtaatgATTGTGTTAACATAACATCCAACTCAGTCCCATTAACTACAATAGTAGAGTTACACAACCTTAACGCTATTACAATAAGAGGACAGGGTAACACCATTGTAATGTGTAACAATACTGGTGGAGTATCCTGTAATAACtgtagtaatgttgttattgaagGGATCACATGGGATGGGTGTGGTGATCCTACTACTCAAAATTCTACAGGTGGTTTAACTTTCACAACCATAACCAATTTATCCATAGCCAATTGTGTTCTGAAGAATTCCAAACTCCGTGCGCTGCATCTACACATGGTAGCTGGTATCATTAATATTACTGGCACACAGGTGATAAACAATGCTAACTATGATACTGTATTTTGTACTGATGATGCAAATGAACTACATTGCTTTACTAGTAATCATGGAGCAGCTGGTGGACTGTATGTCAGAGAAGCATTCGAAGCAACCAGTGTATACATTTCTAACTGTAATTTTGAATACAATGGTCAGTTTGGGAAAGTTGACTTGAGATATGTTAATGATGGGATGAGTGAAATAACTGATGGTGCTGCCATGAAAGTGGTACATTCTAACATTTCAGTGTCtatgaaaataattattcatCATACAACCTTTTTATCTAATCGTGGTTATAATGGAGGTGCGATGAACATTAAATCATTAAACTCACCAACTGTTACATTAAACAGCATAAATTTTGTTAACAACAGTGTAATACAGCATTCTCTAAATTCCTCTGCATTAATGATACATTTAAATTCATTATCACCTACCACCATAATGCCTATATTACAAATTTCATTTTGCAATTTTATAAATAACAGTGATGGACGAAATGTGATCGATTTTATCATAGCAGGACAACCTTCATATCTAACTGTGACTCACTGTAACTTTGTTGATAACAAAAGGTATGAGGTTGGACTTGTTGAAATGAACTTGCAGTCTCGGAGCACTGTAGATCTTCTGTCTTCAGATTTCTTAAACAACACAGGAGGTGCTTTAGTTTACTTGCGGCTTCTCCATGCTGATATCAATATTTCATTGCATAAAATTCAAGCTGATAGTAATTATGGAACGTCTCCATTAAGAAGAGGTGGCCTAATATCAGTTCGCGTATTTGAAAACCATTGCATAGTAAACATTACTAAATTGCAATTCATTGAAAACAATTTTGATCGTGATGGAGGTGGACTTGATGTTAATGGTGTATACCATGGAAGCTTCAAATTTTACGTGGAAGACTCACAATTTAGAAATAACACTGGTGGCAGCACTGGCACGGTCATATATACTTTATTGACATCTGATCGTGCGTTCTTGTTTACTATTTACAACAGCAGCTTTGTAGGAAATTCAGGTGGTTCTTCAATCGTCCGAATCATTAAGCGATCTCTTGGTGATGATGATAGACTTGGATTATTGTTGGTGGGTCAATCTACAAATTTTTTGAATAACTCTGGTGGTGCATTGACTGTCACAAGGGTGTTGGTAGTTGGTGATGGTAATACCACATTTGATTCAAACACAGATAATAACGGCGCCGCTCTATATTTAGGTGATGCATTTATTCTACCAAACTTTGTTCCATTTCAATTTTACTTTATTCATAATTTTGCATTTAGACGTGGTGGTGCAATCTATATTGATTTCCCAACTAGCTTGAATGTTAAATGCAATTGGCTAATGTATTTGGATAGAAATGAAGTGTGTAATGCAGATGTTCAAACAGCTGTAGATTGTCCAAAGATAGATGGTAATCTGTTATGTGACGAGATAATTCCTGAAGTTGTTGAAGGCCAGCAGTCTTGTAGCTTTATATTCAATCTTAACAGTGCTGCAGCCTCTGGCAATGTAATATTCTATGATGTCCCAACATTGCCAGCAATTCAAAATTCTTCTGATCCAAATTCAATCTTTTACATTCCAGAATCAACATTTTGTATCTTGTCTAACCAAACAACAGATCTGTCTACTCAGCCATTTAAAATTAGACTTAAAGAACCTGCAAAGTGTGTTGATATGGATTGTGTAAATTATTACATTACTGATATAATGCTTGGTGAAGAGATTGAAATACCAGCACAGGTTGTGGGTTATAATAACAAATCTGCTGAGTCAACATTATTTTTTGTAACATGTGAAGAGAACTGTACCACCAGTAATGGCAGTACAAATTATATGATCACTGGAACTAATCCTGTTCTGATAAGTGATAAGTTTGGAGGCTTAAAAATAACTGGTATTCAGAATGGTCCTCCACTAAAGTTGCATCTCTTTAGTATCTCATTACAATTTGATCTTGTAGTAGAACTAATTCCTTGTCGATCAGGATACACTTATAACaaggtaacaatgcagtgtgaATGCTTCACCACTGATGGTATTGTTTCATGTACACCTGAACCTAATATCAAGAGAGATTACTGGTTTGGCATAGTGGACAATACTACCACTGTATCACGATGTCCTTATACATATTGTAACTTTAGACGCAGGGAAGTTAGTCCAGGAAGGTTTATGTTACAATCAGTTCAAGATGACCAGTGTGACTCACACAGAACAGGACCagcttgtggtagttgtgaagaTGGCTATACTTTACCTTTTGATTCTGTTGAATGTATCAATGTTGATGATTGTCATCCTGGTTATACAGTCTTCGTGATCATTGGTGTAATGGCTTACTGG CCATACAATGTTGATACACTGAACAAATATGATGGAATACTTCTCCACATATTGTTACTGATTGCATCCTTGAAGATAGTAGCATTTTCAGATGGATTCACTACTGATACTATTGTCAGATTAACATATGTGTTATATTTCATTCCTTTTGCTGTTTCCTTAATATTTCTTCTTCAC
- the LOC136261732 gene encoding uncharacterized protein isoform X2, which yields MGITKTFLLIVLFQLITKEIVSSREITVTTSGNDNQDCLEGDYPCSSLDYVLNHLQSNDCVNITSNSVPLTTIVELHNLNAITIRGQGNTIVMCNNTGGVSCNNCSNVVIEGITWDGCGDPTTQNSTGGLTFTTITNLSIANCVLKNSKLRALHLHMVAGIINITGTQVINNANYDTVFCTDDANELHCFTSNHGAAGGLYVREAFEATSVYISNCNFEYNGQFGKVDLRYVNDGMSEITDGAAMKVVHSNISVSMKIIIHHTTFLSNRGYNGGAMNIKSLNSPTVTLNSINFVNNSVIQHSLNSSALMIHLNSLSPTTIMPILQISFCNFINNSDGRNVIDFIIAGQPSYLTVTHCNFVDNKRYEVGLVEMNLQSRSTVDLLSSDFLNNTGGALVYLRLLHADINISLHKIQADSNYGTSPLRRGGLISVRVFENHCIVNITKLQFIENNFDRDGGGLDVNGVYHGSFKFYVEDSQFRNNTGGSTGTVIYTLLTSDRAFLFTIYNSSFVGNSGGSSIVRIIKRSLGDDDRLGLLLVGQSTNFLNNSGGALTVTRVLVVGDGNTTFDSNTDNNGAALYLGDAFILPNFVPFQFYFIHNFAFRRGGAIYIDFPTSLNVKCNWLMYLDRNEVCNADVQTAVDCPKIDGNLLCDEIIPEVVEGQQSCSFIFNLNSAAASGNVIFYDVPTLPAIQNSSDPNSIFYIPESTFCILSNQTTDLSTQPFKIRLKEPAKCVDMDCVNYYITDIMLGEEIEIPAQVVGYNNKSAESTLFFVTCEENCTTSNGSTNYMITGTNPVLISDKFGGLKITGIQNGPPLKLHLFSISLQFDLVVELIPCRSGYTYNKVTMQCECFTTDGIVSCTPEPNIKRDYWFGIVDNTTTVSRCPYTYCNFRRREVSPGRFMLQSVQDDQCDSHRTGPACGSCEDGYTLPFDSVECINVDDCHPGYTVFVIIGVMAYWVIVIVTTFFLMLWLHRIRCNIGYLYGIVYYYSVVDILLGQIVSRSSGLSLLVPTFGGTIFKLYPGFLFKVCFVQGMDAIDQYVIHYTHPTAVLLLVWLLSKIAVRSQKFASIIGKAAIPTICLIVTLAYVSIADASLRLAQSLRFTDVDEIFTYLSPAIEYFTGRHIAYFIIAASFELIVGFGLPLVLLVEPFINHKIDFTKVKPLLDQFQGCYKDRFRWLASVYLIGRQMILIITGIDFSNPYTEQYLLMIVCVIIVLLHYLFQPYNVDTLNKYDGILLHILLLIASLKIVAFSDGFTTDTIVRLTYVLYFIPFAVSLIFLLHYIHAIAFKNKQTTTERSESIDMESARKISQSTVITYNEAYENEDNDGDNISRRSSLCIHYRDSFIESLDSLDNVMK from the coding sequence ATGGGAATTACTAAAACATTCCTGCTAATTGTGTTGTTCCAACTGATCACAAAAGAAATTGTAAGCAGCAGAGAGATCACTGTTACAACTAGTGGAAATGATAATCAAGATTGTTTGGAAGGCGATTATCCTTGTTCTTCACTTGATTATGTACTaaaccatttacagagtaatgATTGTGTTAACATAACATCCAACTCAGTCCCATTAACTACAATAGTAGAGTTACACAACCTTAACGCTATTACAATAAGAGGACAGGGTAACACCATTGTAATGTGTAACAATACTGGTGGAGTATCCTGTAATAACtgtagtaatgttgttattgaagGGATCACATGGGATGGGTGTGGTGATCCTACTACTCAAAATTCTACAGGTGGTTTAACTTTCACAACCATAACCAATTTATCCATAGCCAATTGTGTTCTGAAGAATTCCAAACTCCGTGCGCTGCATCTACACATGGTAGCTGGTATCATTAATATTACTGGCACACAGGTGATAAACAATGCTAACTATGATACTGTATTTTGTACTGATGATGCAAATGAACTACATTGCTTTACTAGTAATCATGGAGCAGCTGGTGGACTGTATGTCAGAGAAGCATTCGAAGCAACCAGTGTATACATTTCTAACTGTAATTTTGAATACAATGGTCAGTTTGGGAAAGTTGACTTGAGATATGTTAATGATGGGATGAGTGAAATAACTGATGGTGCTGCCATGAAAGTGGTACATTCTAACATTTCAGTGTCtatgaaaataattattcatCATACAACCTTTTTATCTAATCGTGGTTATAATGGAGGTGCGATGAACATTAAATCATTAAACTCACCAACTGTTACATTAAACAGCATAAATTTTGTTAACAACAGTGTAATACAGCATTCTCTAAATTCCTCTGCATTAATGATACATTTAAATTCATTATCACCTACCACCATAATGCCTATATTACAAATTTCATTTTGCAATTTTATAAATAACAGTGATGGACGAAATGTGATCGATTTTATCATAGCAGGACAACCTTCATATCTAACTGTGACTCACTGTAACTTTGTTGATAACAAAAGGTATGAGGTTGGACTTGTTGAAATGAACTTGCAGTCTCGGAGCACTGTAGATCTTCTGTCTTCAGATTTCTTAAACAACACAGGAGGTGCTTTAGTTTACTTGCGGCTTCTCCATGCTGATATCAATATTTCATTGCATAAAATTCAAGCTGATAGTAATTATGGAACGTCTCCATTAAGAAGAGGTGGCCTAATATCAGTTCGCGTATTTGAAAACCATTGCATAGTAAACATTACTAAATTGCAATTCATTGAAAACAATTTTGATCGTGATGGAGGTGGACTTGATGTTAATGGTGTATACCATGGAAGCTTCAAATTTTACGTGGAAGACTCACAATTTAGAAATAACACTGGTGGCAGCACTGGCACGGTCATATATACTTTATTGACATCTGATCGTGCGTTCTTGTTTACTATTTACAACAGCAGCTTTGTAGGAAATTCAGGTGGTTCTTCAATCGTCCGAATCATTAAGCGATCTCTTGGTGATGATGATAGACTTGGATTATTGTTGGTGGGTCAATCTACAAATTTTTTGAATAACTCTGGTGGTGCATTGACTGTCACAAGGGTGTTGGTAGTTGGTGATGGTAATACCACATTTGATTCAAACACAGATAATAACGGCGCCGCTCTATATTTAGGTGATGCATTTATTCTACCAAACTTTGTTCCATTTCAATTTTACTTTATTCATAATTTTGCATTTAGACGTGGTGGTGCAATCTATATTGATTTCCCAACTAGCTTGAATGTTAAATGCAATTGGCTAATGTATTTGGATAGAAATGAAGTGTGTAATGCAGATGTTCAAACAGCTGTAGATTGTCCAAAGATAGATGGTAATCTGTTATGTGACGAGATAATTCCTGAAGTTGTTGAAGGCCAGCAGTCTTGTAGCTTTATATTCAATCTTAACAGTGCTGCAGCCTCTGGCAATGTAATATTCTATGATGTCCCAACATTGCCAGCAATTCAAAATTCTTCTGATCCAAATTCAATCTTTTACATTCCAGAATCAACATTTTGTATCTTGTCTAACCAAACAACAGATCTGTCTACTCAGCCATTTAAAATTAGACTTAAAGAACCTGCAAAGTGTGTTGATATGGATTGTGTAAATTATTACATTACTGATATAATGCTTGGTGAAGAGATTGAAATACCAGCACAGGTTGTGGGTTATAATAACAAATCTGCTGAGTCAACATTATTTTTTGTAACATGTGAAGAGAACTGTACCACCAGTAATGGCAGTACAAATTATATGATCACTGGAACTAATCCTGTTCTGATAAGTGATAAGTTTGGAGGCTTAAAAATAACTGGTATTCAGAATGGTCCTCCACTAAAGTTGCATCTCTTTAGTATCTCATTACAATTTGATCTTGTAGTAGAACTAATTCCTTGTCGATCAGGATACACTTATAACaaggtaacaatgcagtgtgaATGCTTCACCACTGATGGTATTGTTTCATGTACACCTGAACCTAATATCAAGAGAGATTACTGGTTTGGCATAGTGGACAATACTACCACTGTATCACGATGTCCTTATACATATTGTAACTTTAGACGCAGGGAAGTTAGTCCAGGAAGGTTTATGTTACAATCAGTTCAAGATGACCAGTGTGACTCACACAGAACAGGACCagcttgtggtagttgtgaagaTGGCTATACTTTACCTTTTGATTCTGTTGAATGTATCAATGTTGATGATTGTCATCCTGGTTATACAGTCTTCGTGATCATTGGTGTAATGGCTTACTGGGTAATAGTGATTGTAACTACCTTTTTCTTAATGCTATGGTTGCACCGTATAAGATGTAATATAGGATATTTGTATGGGATTGTCTACTATTACAGTGTGGTGGACATTTTGTTAGGACAAATTGTAAGCCGTTCGAGTGGACTTAGTTTACTAGTTCCAACATTTGGTGGCACCATATTCAAGTTATATCCAGGATTTCTTTTTAAAGTATGTTTTGTACAAGGAATGGATGCAATTGATCAATATGTCATACATTATACACATCCAACAGCTGTTTTATTACTAGTTTGGCTACTCAGCAAGATCGCTGTACGATCTCAAAAATTTGCAAGTATAATAGGCAAAGCAGCCATTCCTACCATATGTCTTATTGTAACACTAGCATACGTATCCATTGCTGATGCTTCACTGCGATTAGCACAATCTTTACGTTTTACCGATGTGGATGAAATTTTTACTTACCTTTCCCCAGCAATAGAGTACTTTACTGGTCGTCACATTGCTTATTTTATAATAGCTGCATCTTTTGAGTTGATAGTAGGATTTGGTTTACCTCTTGTACTTCTAGTGGAGCCATTTATAAATCATAAGATAgattttacaaaagtaaaaccACTATtagatcagtttcaaggatgctaCAAGGACAGATTTCGTTGGCTTGCTTCTGTTTATTTAATAGGTAGACAAATGATTCTCATCATTACAGGTATTGATTTCTCCAATCCATACACAGAACAGTATTTATTGATGATTGTTTGTGTTATCATTGTGTTATTACACTACTTGTTCCAGCCATACAATGTTGATACACTGAACAAATATGATGGAATACTTCTCCACATATTGTTACTGATTGCATCCTTGAAGATAGTAGCATTTTCAGATGGATTCACTACTGATACTATTGTCAGATTAACATATGTGTTATATTTCATTCCTTTTGCTGTTTCCTTAATATTTCTTCTTCAC
- the LOC136261732 gene encoding uncharacterized protein isoform X1 encodes MQTLGEMKVMGITKTFLLIVLFQLITKEIVSSREITVTTSGNDNQDCLEGDYPCSSLDYVLNHLQSNDCVNITSNSVPLTTIVELHNLNAITIRGQGNTIVMCNNTGGVSCNNCSNVVIEGITWDGCGDPTTQNSTGGLTFTTITNLSIANCVLKNSKLRALHLHMVAGIINITGTQVINNANYDTVFCTDDANELHCFTSNHGAAGGLYVREAFEATSVYISNCNFEYNGQFGKVDLRYVNDGMSEITDGAAMKVVHSNISVSMKIIIHHTTFLSNRGYNGGAMNIKSLNSPTVTLNSINFVNNSVIQHSLNSSALMIHLNSLSPTTIMPILQISFCNFINNSDGRNVIDFIIAGQPSYLTVTHCNFVDNKRYEVGLVEMNLQSRSTVDLLSSDFLNNTGGALVYLRLLHADINISLHKIQADSNYGTSPLRRGGLISVRVFENHCIVNITKLQFIENNFDRDGGGLDVNGVYHGSFKFYVEDSQFRNNTGGSTGTVIYTLLTSDRAFLFTIYNSSFVGNSGGSSIVRIIKRSLGDDDRLGLLLVGQSTNFLNNSGGALTVTRVLVVGDGNTTFDSNTDNNGAALYLGDAFILPNFVPFQFYFIHNFAFRRGGAIYIDFPTSLNVKCNWLMYLDRNEVCNADVQTAVDCPKIDGNLLCDEIIPEVVEGQQSCSFIFNLNSAAASGNVIFYDVPTLPAIQNSSDPNSIFYIPESTFCILSNQTTDLSTQPFKIRLKEPAKCVDMDCVNYYITDIMLGEEIEIPAQVVGYNNKSAESTLFFVTCEENCTTSNGSTNYMITGTNPVLISDKFGGLKITGIQNGPPLKLHLFSISLQFDLVVELIPCRSGYTYNKVTMQCECFTTDGIVSCTPEPNIKRDYWFGIVDNTTTVSRCPYTYCNFRRREVSPGRFMLQSVQDDQCDSHRTGPACGSCEDGYTLPFDSVECINVDDCHPGYTVFVIIGVMAYWVIVIVTTFFLMLWLHRIRCNIGYLYGIVYYYSVVDILLGQIVSRSSGLSLLVPTFGGTIFKLYPGFLFKVCFVQGMDAIDQYVIHYTHPTAVLLLVWLLSKIAVRSQKFASIIGKAAIPTICLIVTLAYVSIADASLRLAQSLRFTDVDEIFTYLSPAIEYFTGRHIAYFIIAASFELIVGFGLPLVLLVEPFINHKIDFTKVKPLLDQFQGCYKDRFRWLASVYLIGRQMILIITGIDFSNPYTEQYLLMIVCVIIVLLHYLFQPYNVDTLNKYDGILLHILLLIASLKIVAFSDGFTTDTIVRLTYVLYFIPFAVSLIFLLHYIHAIAFKNKQTTTERSESIDMESARKISQSTVITYNEAYENEDNDGDNISRRSSLCIHYRDSFIESLDSLDNVMK; translated from the exons ATGCAGACTCTGGGTGAGATGAAG GTAATGGGAATTACTAAAACATTCCTGCTAATTGTGTTGTTCCAACTGATCACAAAAGAAATTGTAAGCAGCAGAGAGATCACTGTTACAACTAGTGGAAATGATAATCAAGATTGTTTGGAAGGCGATTATCCTTGTTCTTCACTTGATTATGTACTaaaccatttacagagtaatgATTGTGTTAACATAACATCCAACTCAGTCCCATTAACTACAATAGTAGAGTTACACAACCTTAACGCTATTACAATAAGAGGACAGGGTAACACCATTGTAATGTGTAACAATACTGGTGGAGTATCCTGTAATAACtgtagtaatgttgttattgaagGGATCACATGGGATGGGTGTGGTGATCCTACTACTCAAAATTCTACAGGTGGTTTAACTTTCACAACCATAACCAATTTATCCATAGCCAATTGTGTTCTGAAGAATTCCAAACTCCGTGCGCTGCATCTACACATGGTAGCTGGTATCATTAATATTACTGGCACACAGGTGATAAACAATGCTAACTATGATACTGTATTTTGTACTGATGATGCAAATGAACTACATTGCTTTACTAGTAATCATGGAGCAGCTGGTGGACTGTATGTCAGAGAAGCATTCGAAGCAACCAGTGTATACATTTCTAACTGTAATTTTGAATACAATGGTCAGTTTGGGAAAGTTGACTTGAGATATGTTAATGATGGGATGAGTGAAATAACTGATGGTGCTGCCATGAAAGTGGTACATTCTAACATTTCAGTGTCtatgaaaataattattcatCATACAACCTTTTTATCTAATCGTGGTTATAATGGAGGTGCGATGAACATTAAATCATTAAACTCACCAACTGTTACATTAAACAGCATAAATTTTGTTAACAACAGTGTAATACAGCATTCTCTAAATTCCTCTGCATTAATGATACATTTAAATTCATTATCACCTACCACCATAATGCCTATATTACAAATTTCATTTTGCAATTTTATAAATAACAGTGATGGACGAAATGTGATCGATTTTATCATAGCAGGACAACCTTCATATCTAACTGTGACTCACTGTAACTTTGTTGATAACAAAAGGTATGAGGTTGGACTTGTTGAAATGAACTTGCAGTCTCGGAGCACTGTAGATCTTCTGTCTTCAGATTTCTTAAACAACACAGGAGGTGCTTTAGTTTACTTGCGGCTTCTCCATGCTGATATCAATATTTCATTGCATAAAATTCAAGCTGATAGTAATTATGGAACGTCTCCATTAAGAAGAGGTGGCCTAATATCAGTTCGCGTATTTGAAAACCATTGCATAGTAAACATTACTAAATTGCAATTCATTGAAAACAATTTTGATCGTGATGGAGGTGGACTTGATGTTAATGGTGTATACCATGGAAGCTTCAAATTTTACGTGGAAGACTCACAATTTAGAAATAACACTGGTGGCAGCACTGGCACGGTCATATATACTTTATTGACATCTGATCGTGCGTTCTTGTTTACTATTTACAACAGCAGCTTTGTAGGAAATTCAGGTGGTTCTTCAATCGTCCGAATCATTAAGCGATCTCTTGGTGATGATGATAGACTTGGATTATTGTTGGTGGGTCAATCTACAAATTTTTTGAATAACTCTGGTGGTGCATTGACTGTCACAAGGGTGTTGGTAGTTGGTGATGGTAATACCACATTTGATTCAAACACAGATAATAACGGCGCCGCTCTATATTTAGGTGATGCATTTATTCTACCAAACTTTGTTCCATTTCAATTTTACTTTATTCATAATTTTGCATTTAGACGTGGTGGTGCAATCTATATTGATTTCCCAACTAGCTTGAATGTTAAATGCAATTGGCTAATGTATTTGGATAGAAATGAAGTGTGTAATGCAGATGTTCAAACAGCTGTAGATTGTCCAAAGATAGATGGTAATCTGTTATGTGACGAGATAATTCCTGAAGTTGTTGAAGGCCAGCAGTCTTGTAGCTTTATATTCAATCTTAACAGTGCTGCAGCCTCTGGCAATGTAATATTCTATGATGTCCCAACATTGCCAGCAATTCAAAATTCTTCTGATCCAAATTCAATCTTTTACATTCCAGAATCAACATTTTGTATCTTGTCTAACCAAACAACAGATCTGTCTACTCAGCCATTTAAAATTAGACTTAAAGAACCTGCAAAGTGTGTTGATATGGATTGTGTAAATTATTACATTACTGATATAATGCTTGGTGAAGAGATTGAAATACCAGCACAGGTTGTGGGTTATAATAACAAATCTGCTGAGTCAACATTATTTTTTGTAACATGTGAAGAGAACTGTACCACCAGTAATGGCAGTACAAATTATATGATCACTGGAACTAATCCTGTTCTGATAAGTGATAAGTTTGGAGGCTTAAAAATAACTGGTATTCAGAATGGTCCTCCACTAAAGTTGCATCTCTTTAGTATCTCATTACAATTTGATCTTGTAGTAGAACTAATTCCTTGTCGATCAGGATACACTTATAACaaggtaacaatgcagtgtgaATGCTTCACCACTGATGGTATTGTTTCATGTACACCTGAACCTAATATCAAGAGAGATTACTGGTTTGGCATAGTGGACAATACTACCACTGTATCACGATGTCCTTATACATATTGTAACTTTAGACGCAGGGAAGTTAGTCCAGGAAGGTTTATGTTACAATCAGTTCAAGATGACCAGTGTGACTCACACAGAACAGGACCagcttgtggtagttgtgaagaTGGCTATACTTTACCTTTTGATTCTGTTGAATGTATCAATGTTGATGATTGTCATCCTGGTTATACAGTCTTCGTGATCATTGGTGTAATGGCTTACTGGGTAATAGTGATTGTAACTACCTTTTTCTTAATGCTATGGTTGCACCGTATAAGATGTAATATAGGATATTTGTATGGGATTGTCTACTATTACAGTGTGGTGGACATTTTGTTAGGACAAATTGTAAGCCGTTCGAGTGGACTTAGTTTACTAGTTCCAACATTTGGTGGCACCATATTCAAGTTATATCCAGGATTTCTTTTTAAAGTATGTTTTGTACAAGGAATGGATGCAATTGATCAATATGTCATACATTATACACATCCAACAGCTGTTTTATTACTAGTTTGGCTACTCAGCAAGATCGCTGTACGATCTCAAAAATTTGCAAGTATAATAGGCAAAGCAGCCATTCCTACCATATGTCTTATTGTAACACTAGCATACGTATCCATTGCTGATGCTTCACTGCGATTAGCACAATCTTTACGTTTTACCGATGTGGATGAAATTTTTACTTACCTTTCCCCAGCAATAGAGTACTTTACTGGTCGTCACATTGCTTATTTTATAATAGCTGCATCTTTTGAGTTGATAGTAGGATTTGGTTTACCTCTTGTACTTCTAGTGGAGCCATTTATAAATCATAAGATAgattttacaaaagtaaaaccACTATtagatcagtttcaaggatgctaCAAGGACAGATTTCGTTGGCTTGCTTCTGTTTATTTAATAGGTAGACAAATGATTCTCATCATTACAGGTATTGATTTCTCCAATCCATACACAGAACAGTATTTATTGATGATTGTTTGTGTTATCATTGTGTTATTACACTACTTGTTCCAGCCATACAATGTTGATACACTGAACAAATATGATGGAATACTTCTCCACATATTGTTACTGATTGCATCCTTGAAGATAGTAGCATTTTCAGATGGATTCACTACTGATACTATTGTCAGATTAACATATGTGTTATATTTCATTCCTTTTGCTGTTTCCTTAATATTTCTTCTTCAC